GAGCTCTGTGATCACTTTCTCCTCGAAGATTGCAGTAACTTGGAATTCTAATTTTTGAGTATAGGAATTCTTTTTGCATTCATTCATTGAAATTTTTAAAAGGATGTATATTATTAGACGGAAATTAGAAACAAGGTTAATGAAGGTAATATAATCATGATAAATGAAATTGGTTGTTCAACTTTTTCTTTCATTTATCTGTTGCTGTTGTTACTTTCTGATCTTTAAGGAGGCATCATAGATGCTATTATGACGGTTCGAACCCTCAAACCTCCCCTTTGAGAAAGAAACCTGTACCATGttttttcgttttttcttttcgatccgaCTCACCTAGATCCtactgaaatcacctgactcatctagaTCTgattcaatatgtttgtttttttgagTAAAATCTAACACATCTGACTTAGACCCAGACATCGAGTCAGATGCAAACAAACATGGTGCTAGCTAAAATGGCAATTCTAGCACTCACTAAATATAGGTAAATTAATACCAATTACTtccttaattaaaaaacattatgccTTAATTATACAAGATCTTTGATATTAACTACTAGGGATGTCATCACACTTTCTTTTTATATAGCTAAAAAATCTTTATAATATTTTCTTGCTCCAAATTCTTCTTCACAATAtcagattttttcttcttctaaatctgaGAGTTCTCTTACAGATTATAGCTCGTGTAATCTTCATTTTCTTTCGAGATATATAAGAGTTATGGCAGCTTTAGCCCTTAAACAAGAGCTAGATCGTTTCTTGGCTAAGAAATACGAGGAGGTAGATTTTTTCCCCCTTCTTAATATACTTGGATATGGATATATATACTGCTTGGATGTGATTCTTATTGTATTTGATATGATTCATTTATTAGGGAGTTTGTGATGGGGGTACTATATGTGTTTTCTTTGCAGAAAATTTTGGATACACAATTTGAACAGCTTCAGAGAATACAAGAAGCTGATAACCCAGGGTTTGTCACGGATATGCTGCAATTGTTCATTGATGAAATTGAAAAGCAAATATTAGAAAATATAGACCCAAGAAAGTAAGTGTACATTTTATTCTTTGACCCTGGTAATAAAATTCTTGTTTTAGTTGCTGCAAGAATTTGTAGGTTATTTTGACAATTTTGTTTTCGCAGGTTAGAAGAACTTAAGAAGATTCCAAGAGTTAGTGACTTGGAATCACAGACAATCCAAAAAGTTGAATCCTACATTCACCGTCTTAAAGGAAGCAGCGTGAGGTACCATTACACAGTCTAATTGCATAATCTGCTGTTGTATATTTAGCACAATATAGTAACTGAAACGGTTCGAGCCATTGAACAATCTTTAGTTTTAGGTGTTAGGCATAGTGTACATGTTTTAAGCATTATCTTGGTGTTGCAGTGTTGGATCTTACCAAATCACGCTAGCTTGTAATGAATTCCGCCAGGCTAGTGAACAAAATGACATGGCTGGGTAAGTACTGTTTGTTTCTTGTAAGTTGTCTAATGGTTTGTGCAAGCCATTTTTGAAGATTTTTGCTAGCTAGACTTGGTTTGTGTTTTTAGACCGGTCTCTAATTTTCTTCTCACTTTTCTACATGTCCATGCATGTTGTTGATCCTTAGGCGTCAAAAGGCGTTGACAAAGATCGTCCATGAGTTCTACCGCGTAAAAGATGTTTTCAAGAAAATCATTGAGGTAAATATAGATTGTTGTCTTTGATCATCGCCACAAAAAGACTATAACTTCAGACATATACCTCCTTATTCATGGTTTAATTTGTTTGTGCAGCTAGAGGAGAAGATCTGCAAATTGTCTTCGGCTCCTCGACAAGATGAAACATCAATGTACTTTACGTCGTCTTTCGGAAACAACTAGTTAAACATTTAGTCAATGTTCTTTGCCAGTCATATGTAAAATGTTGAATCTTTACTTCTAAGTAGTGACAATTTATCAAGTTGTTTAATAATCAATAGAAAGAAAATGCATGAGTCCGTCAGCCGGTGACTTTTCTTGCTGCTAGTCTTGTCTTTTATGAAATTTGGTAAGACTCGACTGCGATGCTTATatctgtttcagaaaaaatgatactttaatTTGTTTTTTCAATCTTCCCTGTGAATCAGAATTTGGATTTGTTTTTAGTCTTCAACTTGATTCCGATTATACTGAGAATTTAactttgagaagaaaatgaaaatgttGATGAGATGATTCTTTTGAACACATATACGGGCACCATAAAAGCAGTGCCAATCAAGTTCCACAACGTAGGCAAACAATAGTAGTTGGAAAGTGTTTTTATATTCGAGCTTATCCGATGAGGATGAGTGCAACTCATAGGTTGTGTCGCGCAATCATCACGTGGTCCATGCTCAGCACCATTTCCCCGCACATTGCAGTTTTCCAGATTCTCACTGAAACTTATGAACAACAGAACAGAATACAACTGGTAAAAGATCTCTCAACTCTGACAGACTAGAGTGAATTGAGATTCTTGCCTGctgaaacaaaagaaagaaaaccagGCTAAAACCCTAACAAGCAACAGACAAAGCTAATCTCATCTGAAACTGAAACTCCCATCTCTCTTTTCTCCAGTTGAGTTTCTCTCTCTATCATTTCGAGATCTTCAAAATTTTGACTTTTTCTAGAATTTTCCATCCATAGATTCGAACATTCATACTagaatttttagaatttttgtttttgttttgtgggGTTCGTAGATCGATTGTTGTGCATACAAAGCTACGATCTTTGTTCTTATTCTCAGTAGAATGAAATTTTTTCGAAATGTTTGATTTCTGATGATGAATCAAATGTTTTCTGcatgtttaatttgattcatgATATATCAAAAAAATTATGAAGAAAAACTTCGATGCCTGCATGATTGATTTATGGTGTTTGTGCAGGGATTCAATTGCTTGACATATGGAGGTTATGTATAATCCAATGTCATCTAGTGGGTCTATTCTAAGTTTGCCTAAACATTCATTTGATAGTAGA
This is a stretch of genomic DNA from Papaver somniferum cultivar HN1 chromosome 1, ASM357369v1, whole genome shotgun sequence. It encodes these proteins:
- the LOC113336933 gene encoding histidine-containing phosphotransfer protein 2-like, producing MAALALKQELDRFLAKKYEEKILDTQFEQLQRIQEADNPGFVTDMLQLFIDEIEKQILENIDPRKLEELKKIPRVSDLESQTIQKVESYIHRLKGSSVSVGSYQITLACNEFRQASEQNDMAGRQKALTKIVHEFYRVKDVFKKIIELEEKICKLSSAPRQDETSMYFTSSFGNN